A window from Streptomyces sp. NBC_00299 encodes these proteins:
- a CDS encoding FAD-dependent oxidoreductase, with protein sequence MAQASDAARTVILTVDDDPGVSRAVARDLRRRYGESHRIVRAESGESALQALRELKLRGDLVAVILADYRMPQMNGIEFLEQALDVYPGARRVLLTAYADTSAAIDAINVVDLDHYLLKPWDPPEEKLYPVLDDLLEAWRRSDYRPVPSTKVVGHRWSARSSEVREFLARNQVPYRWYSADEPEGRRLLAAAEQDGQRLPLVITPDGTPLVAPEAPELASKVGLATMPTADFYDLVVIGGGPAGLGAAVYGASEGLRTVLVERSATGGQAGQSSRIENYLGFPDGVSGAQLTDRARRQAARFGAEILTAREVTGLQVSGSARIVRFSDGSAVAAHSVILATGVSYRQLAAPGCDDLTGRGLYYGSALTEAPACQGQDVYIVGGANSAGQAAMYLARGAKSVTLLVRGESLSASMSYYLVQQIEEAPNITVRPRTVVESAHGSDHLEQLTLRSVDDGGTELVDAQWMFVFIGAAPLTDWLDETVLRDERGFILAGPDLSSDGRPPAGWELDRPPYHLETNVPGVFVAGDARSESAKRVASAVGEGAMAVMLVHRYLEQS encoded by the coding sequence ATGGCACAGGCGTCCGACGCAGCGCGGACCGTCATCCTGACCGTGGACGACGACCCGGGAGTCTCCCGGGCGGTCGCCCGCGATCTGCGGCGGCGCTACGGCGAGTCGCACCGGATCGTGCGCGCGGAGTCCGGCGAGTCCGCGCTGCAGGCGCTGCGCGAACTGAAGCTGCGCGGCGATCTCGTGGCCGTGATCCTGGCCGACTACCGCATGCCCCAGATGAACGGCATCGAGTTCCTCGAACAGGCCCTGGACGTCTATCCCGGCGCCCGCCGCGTGCTGCTGACCGCGTACGCGGACACGAGCGCGGCGATCGACGCGATCAACGTCGTCGATCTCGATCACTACCTGCTCAAGCCGTGGGATCCGCCGGAGGAGAAGCTCTACCCGGTCCTGGACGACCTGCTGGAGGCCTGGCGGCGCAGCGACTACCGGCCGGTGCCCAGCACCAAGGTGGTCGGCCACCGCTGGTCGGCGCGCTCCTCGGAGGTGCGGGAGTTCCTGGCCCGCAACCAGGTGCCGTACCGCTGGTACTCCGCCGACGAGCCCGAGGGCCGGCGGCTGCTGGCCGCCGCGGAGCAGGACGGGCAGCGGCTGCCTCTGGTGATCACGCCGGACGGGACGCCCCTGGTGGCGCCCGAGGCACCCGAGCTGGCCTCGAAGGTGGGGCTGGCCACGATGCCGACGGCCGATTTCTACGACCTCGTCGTCATCGGCGGCGGCCCGGCCGGGCTGGGCGCGGCCGTGTACGGGGCGTCGGAGGGGCTGCGGACCGTGCTGGTGGAGCGGTCGGCGACGGGCGGGCAGGCCGGGCAGAGCTCCCGGATCGAGAACTACCTCGGCTTCCCGGACGGCGTGTCGGGGGCGCAGCTCACCGACCGGGCCCGGCGGCAGGCGGCGAGGTTCGGCGCCGAGATCCTCACCGCGCGCGAGGTGACGGGGCTGCAGGTCAGCGGGTCCGCCCGGATCGTACGGTTCTCGGACGGCTCGGCGGTCGCCGCGCACAGCGTGATCCTCGCGACCGGCGTGTCGTACCGGCAGCTGGCGGCGCCCGGCTGCGACGACCTGACCGGGCGCGGGCTGTACTACGGGTCGGCGCTCACGGAGGCGCCCGCCTGCCAGGGCCAGGACGTGTACATCGTCGGCGGCGCCAACTCCGCCGGGCAGGCGGCGATGTACCTGGCGCGGGGTGCCAAGTCGGTGACGCTGCTGGTCCGCGGCGAGTCCCTGTCGGCGTCCATGTCGTACTACCTGGTCCAGCAGATCGAAGAGGCGCCGAACATCACGGTGCGGCCCAGGACGGTCGTCGAGTCCGCGCACGGCTCCGACCACCTGGAGCAGCTGACGCTGCGCTCCGTGGACGACGGGGGGACCGAACTCGTCGACGCCCAGTGGATGTTCGTGTTCATCGGCGCCGCTCCGCTCACCGACTGGCTGGACGAGACGGTGCTGCGGGACGAGCGGGGGTTCATCCTCGCCGGGCCCGACCTGTCGTCCGACGGGCGGCCGCCGGCCGGCTGGGAGCTGGACCGGCCGCCGTACCACCTGGAGACCAACGTCCCCGGCGTGTTCGTGGCGGGCGACGCACGCTCCGAGTCCGCCAAGCGCGTCGCGTCCGCCGTCGGAGAGGGAGCCATGGCCGTCATGCTCGTCCACCGCTATCTGGAGCAGTCATGA